The nucleotide sequence TGCATCATGAAGTTCGGATCGTGGACCTTTAATGGTGATCAGGTGTCTCTGGCCCTGTACAACAACAAGAACTTTGTGGATCTATCGGATTACTGGAAATCGGGCACCTGGGACATCATAGAGGTGCCTGCCTATCTGAACGTCTACGAGGGCGACAGCAACCATCCCACGGAAACTGACATCACTTTCTACATCATCATCCGGCGGAAGACTCTCTTCTACACTGTGAATTTGATTCTGCCCACTGTGCTCATTTCGTTCCTCTGCGTTTTGGTATTTTACCTGCCAGCCGAGGCCGGCGAAAAGGTAAGATAACGCTCATCGATCGATGATCGAATCTCGTTTATAGAGGGTATAGTTTAACAAGGGTGGGGACTACACTTaaatatatcttaaatattCCTAACTGGCCTAGGGCTTGTCAAACCTTTAGTTTTTGATTTAATTAATGATCGAAGAATCTTCATTAATAACATTAATTAACAGAACTTCAACATCTGGTTTTTAATTTGACCAATTCCAAAACACAAGATTGATCAGATCCAATTCGTTACGCCACTGCGGTTAATATTTTGATGTAtagtaataaaaataattttaattagtGATGATGATGCTTGTTTTCTGGAATGTTATTTAAAGCTAAAGTgttttttgtaatttaatttacttgcTTCGAGTAAAGAAGTATGATTTCCAGCTTATACTAACCAGTAAGGCGACGTTTTTTCCCTCAGTGTGTGGATCGCGTATTGCTTGGGTGACGGGTGGGGTCAAGGCTTTAACCTGATCGGTTACTAACGATTTGTGTCCCCAGGTTACGCTCGGAATTAGCATTTTGCTGTCACTGGTTGTGTTCCTGCTGCTGGTGTCAAAGATTCTGCCGCCGACGTCGCTGGTGCTGCCGCTGATCGCCAAGTATCTGCTGTTCACCTTCATCATGAACACGGTGTCCATCCTGGTGACCGTGATCATCATTAACTGGAACTTCCGGGGGCCGCGCACCCACCGCATGCCCATGTACATCCGCTCCATCTTCCTGCACTACCTGCCCGCCTTCCTCTTCATGAAGCGCCCCCGGAAGACCCGTCTGCGCTGGATGATGGAGATGCCCGGCATGAGCATGCCCGCCCATCCCCATCCCTCCTACGGCTCGCCGGCCGAGCTGCCCAAGCATATCAGCGCCATCGGGGGCAAGCAGTCCAAGATGGAGGTCATGGAGCTGTCCGACCTGCACCACCCCAACTGCAAGATCAACCGCAAGGTCAACAGCGGCGGGGAGCTGGGCCTGGGCGACGGTTGTCGCCGGGAGAGCGAGTCCTCCGACTCCATCCTGCTCTCCCCGGAGGCCAGCAAGGCCACCGAGGCCGTGGAGTTCATCGCCGAGCACTTGCGGAACGAGGATCTCTATATTCAGGTGAGATGGGGATCTTGAAGAACTATAATATTAGAAAAGATAATTTCCTATTTAGAAACATAGTCAAATAATTTATTCAGAATAAATCTTTTAACTTATATTTAATCATATCATGGTAAGAAAATATAAAGAGCCACCGTGTTTAAGAATCATTAGAGGAAAAAATGATTTACTtcgaaatatttaaagttaGGAACTGAAGGAGGTCCTTTTATAATGAATAAATACTATTTTCAGGGATAAATAACAACTCAAGTAACTTTGaaaaaattgcaatttaaACTAACATTTTTCTACTTACCTTATGATAATCCATCCAATCTTTAGACCCGCGAAGACTGGAAATACGTGGCCATGGTGATCGATCGCTTGCAGCTGTACATCTTCTTCATTGTGACCACGGCCGGAACGGTGGGCATTCTGATGGATGCCCCGCATATTTTCGAGTACGTGGATCAGGACCGGATCATCGAGATTTACAGGGGAAAGTAAGCTAGTGAGGACTTGGAGCAGCCGGGGGCTGATTGAAATGGTTAACAGCATTGCAAACGCAACAATAATAAGCAAACGAGATATTGACACAGAGGAGAACAATGAAAAATTGCCACAATTAATGCGGATTTTTAGATTTTAATAATTCAAGAACACTAAACGATACTTGCTTGAGCAGCATTAACACCTAAAATAACTAACTAATATTAACTCTTTTTGGTAAACACACGAATTGGAACACTGAAAAAACACACACTAAACAGTCGTCAAGTAAAACGAATAAGCAAATACATAATAATtcaccagcagcaacaaatgTTAAACAGATAAATCAAAACAACAACCTAGTGGAATTGTGagtaaatttataatttttaaaacgaACTTAGCtaatatagacatatagaatGAAGTTTAGTTTAAgagcaataaataaattccCAAAAACTTTGTTATGTTGTGCCAAAAACGTAATCATAAGTAATCGCAGTTTTACGCATGAGATTTAAGAATGGAAACACCCCGAATCAATTTGTAAATGCTTCTCAATCGATCGCAGCTAGCATAAAGATCGACTTAATCGGAGGCTCCGCGGAATCGTAGACCAAAGATGCCCGGAGCCAACATGAAACCAATAAAAATGcaaagttaattaaaaaatccGTCTATTAATTTTCATAGCCACATCGCGCATACGCCTCGTGTTACGCGCTTGGTCACTTGGCTTATTAACTAATTGATATGGgcataatattttattttattggccAACTGGAGAATGTCGATTGTTAAGCTTGCAAAGTCAATAAACATCAAAGTAGTAAACGGGAAGGGGCCAATTATGTAAGCACGATTCTAACAGATATTGGCCATATGTGTTTGGTTCGGTAAGTAACGTTTTTCGAAAGATATTCGCACATTAATTATCCGCCCACGTTGCTAGTTGGTGTGAATTCTGTCGGATCCCATCGGACCTAATTAGCCAAACACATAAACCCGGCCAGAAATTCCCCAATTTGGTTCCTGGTTGGAGGCACTCAAgactaaaaaaaaactaactAGTACGCGCTGTTATTGACTTACAAACGTCGCCGATTACCAGATACAGATATAGATACAGTATCTCTGTCCTCACCTGTGGCTACATCCACATCAAAGGTTGCAGCATCACGACGATGACGACTGAGCCCGATTGAGCCAAAACTCATATTCGTATTCGTCTGGCTGACTCAAAACTTCGGCATCTAACTGAGACTGAAGCGTCGGAGACGACTTAGCCAACTTAGGGGCTGCTCTTGGCCAGGCCGGTATAAATGCGCCAAGGGAGAACATTTGGGCATCATTCGATTTCTGATTTTGCAACGAAGACGTCGCATCGGCATCGGCTGGGAAAAAAAGGCCCCCGTGGAAAAATAAAACTCGTGTGCGGTTCCGTCTGCGAAACCGGTAATAATTGGATTCGCTGAGTGGTTTTGTGTTTTAGGAAAACTCGGAAAAACCGCGTTTGCTTCGCATCTTAGCAGAAATGGTGAGTTCGCTGGCAGTCGGGAAAATGCCTCCGGTTTCATCTCAGTTATCTTCCAGCGCTGTTTCCTGCCTCTGGTGGCCCTGCTCTTGGCGGCGGGCGTCCACGCGGATGTCTCCCACCTGGACACGGATCTCCAGGAGGATGGCTATCACTACAAGCAGCCGTCGGTGCCTTTTCCGCCTCCGGGCTCTGGAAATGGCATTGAGGATTCGGGAATAGGGTCAGGACCTGCTCCTTCGGCCCCGTCTCCATCTTATGGTCCTCCCCAGACACAACCACCTCGTCCACCACCACCGCAGCCCACTCCCACGGCTCCTGGTCCTTCCTACGGACCTCCCCAGACGCAGCCACCTCGACCTCCACCACAGCCAACTCCCTCGGCTCCGGCTCCATCGCCATCCTATGGACCACCGCAGACGCAACCACCACGTCCTCCACCGCAGCCCACTCCTTCGGCTCCAGCTCCGTCTCCATCTTATGGACCCCCGCAGACACAGCCACCACGTCCTCCACCGCAGCCAACTCCCTCGGCACCTGCTCCATCCTACGGACCTCCAAAGCCTCAGCCACCATCGCCGCAGCCTGGACCGGAGTACTTGCCTCCAGAGCAGCCTAAGCCACGTCCCACTCCCTCGCGTCCTCAGCCgcctccaccaccaccaccaccgaGGCCACAGCCTACTCCAGGATACGGTCCTCCACCACCAGCGCCGCCACCAAGGCCTCAGCCCACTCCTGGCTATGGACCACCACCGCCACCTCCTCCGCCAAGGCCACAACCCACGCCAGGATACggaccaccaccaccaccacctccgCCAAGGCCACAACCGTCCCCAGGATACGGACCACCACCACCTGGACCTTCTCCTCCAGCTCCACCACGCCCACAGCCACCCAGTCCTCCAGCACCACGCCCACAGCCAGGAGCTGAGTACCTGCCGCCTCCTGGCGACAATGAGGTGACCCCGGCTCAACCGCAGCCAACTGCTCCAGTGCCGGAATACGGACCACCACCGTCGCCGCCTGCTCCACCGGCAGGACCCACCTATCAGCCACGCCCACCGGCACCACCAGCACCGCCAGCACCTACTTACCAGCCACGCCCACCGGCACCTGCACCACCAGCACCTGCCCCAGGACCCACCTATCAGCCACGTCCACCGAGTCCTCCGGCACCACCTGCACCAACCTACCAGCCACGCCCTCCAGCACCACCTGCACCCGCTCCAGGACCCACCTATCAACCACGACCTCCGGCACCACCTGCACCTGCTCCAGGACCTACCTACCAGCCACGCCCACCAGCACCACCTGCTCAACCCACCCAGGAGTACGGACCACCGCCCACCAGTGGTGGCGATGAGGCGGGTTCCCTGGGACCCGATGGCTACAACTACAACAAGCCTGCCAGACCATTTACCTTCTAGAAAAGTACTCAAAACCACTGTCCTGTGAGCCACCATTGGACCCCCTGAAAACCCCAACCActcaaatatttttccaaataaaaacaaatctcAAAAAAGCCAAAGTCAAAGCTGGATATGTCAATCACTCGGGGGATTCGCTGGTGGGTCAATGTCCCAGCTTCCAAAACGACCTTCTGGGGCGTCACTTTTGACAGGCATTACATGGGAAAAATTAACATCATCTTTGATAAAGCAGTTAACAAATCTACagatccaaaaaaatgtatattttatttttaaagaattaaaaGATTTGACAAGTGGTTCTAtaggtttataaaaatattttttaagccatctatcttttttcatatttactttaaaattCCCAATTTTGTCGCAGTGCAGGCAGATGGCCTAGCCGAAATACCAGTGGTTCAAGTGCAGTCCCCAGACACCACCCAGTGGTGCATTGTTGGTGGACCGGTGGTGGTCAGTTGGTAGGTCAAATCAATCAACCTGGGGGCGCCATAAATCAGAGGCGGAAATTCCGAGATTCTCAAGCATCCGTGAAACGTTCTCAGGCCGGCTTTGTTTGCAATAACTATAAACCCATAACgaccatatatatatatatatagacagatagatatatacCTAATATCGATGAGAGCCCATAATGATTGCAACTGGCATAGTCACAGACATTGCATCCATACATGGGACACTCAAGGTGCCGGCGGAGCCAAAATAAATATGAGCGAGTCGATCGATGATCGGCAATTGGCGACGACTCAATTCCCACCGGCTGTCGTCAGTGGCCAGGTTCATCAGTCATTTAGTCAATCTACCAGTTGGCTTAGTCAATAAATTGAGTTAGCCGTGGCAACTTCATTAGGTTGCCCAAAAATAAAGATAAACAAGAGGGGGAAAAAAGCTGAACACCGaaaactgcaactgcaactgcggGTTGTGCAACGATTTTCGAAtagggttttttttttgtctgtGAGAGGGGTTTGCAGGCGGGTACTTTGCCACTAATTACATAAGCCACATACACCAAAACGGCCTTCAATTTCGCTGGACACGGGGGCGCCCTAAGCCTCACTCACAGCTCGATCTGAGCCATTTGATTAACGTCTTAACGAGCGGCTTGGGTGTGATTTATGTTGTCAGGCATCGGATCTGCAGCTGCACTTAGACTTAGCTTTTTGCGTGATTTATGATTACGGCACGGCACTTGAAAAGATTGGGCATGACAAGAGATTCGCCACGCATTGTTTGCCCCGCTTCGATAATTATGCGATGTAAATTACAGCTCTACAAATGGGAGTACTAGGCCCCAAAAAGAATCAGCAGCTGACCTTAGATCATTTCTGTGTCATGACGATTCGAATTCTGACTCTGATTCTAATTCCATCCGATTCCATCCGGGTGTAAATTTCCCAAACAAGCTATTTATATTCTGCTGCCTCCATCAGGCCAACACGCAAATGTAAATGCGagtagtatataaatattaaatcattctaaatacaaaaacaatattatttttaccCAAAGGCAAAATTCTTAACAGCCGGCTTCTTCATCGCTCATCTGAAATTTCCAATTAATTCCTCAAAAATAATTCCGACAGGGGCTAATCGaaaatattaatgaacatattaTAATTATGACTTAATGGACATACAATAAAGTCATCAGCTGATTTATGCCCGTGCCAAAGCAGTAAAGCCGAAGAAAAAATCACCACCTGTTCCCGAGCTGCCAAAAAATATTGCGCATACGCAACGTGGTCCGCCTTTTGCGATGCGTTGCGTTACGTTAGCCCCCCTTTGTAAATCAATCACAGGCGAAATTGCCCTTGGCACAGTTTCCGTTTATTTTTTCTATTCTTCGAGCGATTTCATCTTTTTGCTGTCTTGGCTCATAGCTGTTCAATTGTAAAACGGCAACGCACTCGAACGTTTTCAAACATTGCGTACGATGATTTGTGTAGACGGCGCCGGCCAAGAAATATGAATCAACCCGTCAGCGGTGCTCGAGTGGTTCAGTGGCTCAGTGAAAAAAACCAGCTTCGAAAACCACTCACGCATGAAGCTTTGAGTGCTCAGTTCGCTTGAAGATATACTACTATTCAGCACAAAGTTGGGCTTTATAATTTTCTACAAAACTTACTTAGGTCGagcttatatttataaaaattgtataGCCTACTTTTTATGAATTTAAGGTGTTTACCTTAGCTTAGTTAAAGCTTAGTTTAATCATAGACCTCCCAAGACATTGCGGAGCTTTTTCACGCTTTTTATTGATGATTATAGAGATAAGCTTTATTATAGTCATTTTGTCAGCCAATTAAAACCATAAACGCctgttaattaaatattaaaaatagcTTAACGACAGTTTTGTTTGGAGGACTTTGTTAAGGCTgcttaattattattaattatcaGTTAGCCGTAACCATAAATATGTCTATAGATGTATTTGGGCCATGAACAAAtgacatttctttttttatgtaagtactgttgtttaatttttcaattatATTAAAGGTTTGGATTAAAATAATGCTATTATgattaatccaaaaaaaatagtttaccCTCTGATTTAATTAAATCTGCTCAAATGATCATTGCAACGTCTACGattcaaataaaaatagcATTCCAACCCCGtttctgtttttaaataaatatttatagttaTTCAGAAGTCAGATTTTTGCCTCAAGAATTAATTTACCTGACTAACTATTATAAATATGTACAGCGTGATCTGTATTTAAGCCTTTCGGGCTATATTAAAAATTTGCAACACATAACTACACATAAATCGATATTAACCCCAAACCTCGATTACCTCAATGTCTTTGCTGTTTTTAAACGTATTTGCTATTTTTGCGATCGATTCATTTAAATATCGGCAATCAGCATACACCTCAATTCGAATCTGATGTCTCAATTTATTGCTAAGCACGAAAAATTCCGCGTAATCCATTTGTTACTACAACTTCCTCGTCCAATTGACCGATATTACCCCGACTGCCATCCTCTGTTTGAAAACCCCTGACCCACGCCTTCAATCGCGTGCTTGTATCGCATTAACAGTAAATTAATCAATTGCTAATAGATGTTTAACAACTGTTAACCTTCCCGACGAGCATTCAAGTGGTTGCGAATTAATCACGAATCCCACAGACAGCGGCGATTTATGATTGACCGCTGCGATTCTTGAGCGTGAACAAAATCGTTTAGCAGTCGAAAATTGGCAATTATTCGCTTGGCCGTTCCAGACGcagtcagtcagtcattcGGCTCGTGGCCAAAAAAATACTATGTTAAaaatagaaacagattgcctTAGCCTTTGTTAAGGATGATTGGCTGTGTAAACTCGACTCAAAAGAGATTTCCAACGATCGCTGTGGGCGCCAGTGATTAGCATAAAACCAAGGCATCGGCAACACATTGTGCCCGCtctattaaatattaattataaaacGAACAAAATGCCAACATTAATCAAAAGATGCAGAAAAGAGCGATCGATGCGGTCTAGATCGATCAGAAATCAGAAAATTCATTCATTCGGATGGCGAGTCTTAAGACCCAGAGGGCGGCTTTGTCACGCAAATTTTAAGTTAATGCGGCTTCTGACTGACTGTTTTTTAAAAAGACTCTTGGCGACTTTGCCAGCGTGAAGCAATTAACGGCGAAAATATATAGTAGTCTGGGCCATCGAGTCATGTGGGTCGTTGTTTTGAGCACTGACAGCACTTGTCAAACCGATCCATAATGGACGTCAAAACAGCAGCATCGGTGGCCACAATGGATCTCCAAAAGCTGGCTAAGAAATGCAAATGCAGAGTCAACAAAGAAATAAACGAATCCGATTGAAAAGGCAACTCGACGCATAGCAGTTAATCCAATGTTTACAATCTCTTTACAAATTTCGACCTTGGccttacacacacacaaagcGCAGCAAACGGCATCCGAATCGAAACAATGTCATAGCAGTTAGTCAAACCATCAGATACACAAGACCCATGCAAATTTCGGGTATTGTATCTGGCAGATGGCCAGATGATCCGTTGACTCACTGCAGATGGATCCCAGAATCTTACAGAAACCTGGCAGACAGAGTGGCGGGCCACGAAGAACCTTCATCATCATTTGCCGCATGGGGATAAGATAATCATCGTGATAGACAGTCGCCGAAAAAAAAGAACCGCACAAAAACAGGTTCCTCTAATGGCCATTAAGCATCGTCCGACCATAATAATCAGCATTTGCATTTGTGCAAATTGGTTAGAATGGCATATACTTATAgttataaacatttaaatcGACCGCCTCTCTTTGGGTTTTTTTTGCCGAGCTAGAACAGGTTGCTCCACTTCGTGTCAGGGTGGGTTTGTCACCGAACTAGATCAGCATGAATGAAATCAATCTGATTGATCGCTTTGAAGTTCGAACTATCCCATTAGCCATATAAGCTTAATGCCGGTTTTATAGAGGCAATTATGCAGAATTCAAGTTCACTGCCAGTCGATTACAACGCATTTGCAGAGTATTCTTGGGTATGACGATAGGGGAAGTGTTTCCGTCTCCTTTTATGTCCACTTTATACTCTTTTTCCTTATCTGGATTGCTATTATAACGCTCTGCTAATGAATCGTTGAATCTGACCTCAATTCTTAAGTTATATCCAACCAGTTCCAAATGCAGGCCACATTCTAAACTTATTTGCATAAATTTGGCcatatttgtttaaattataaaGTCAACATAGTTTTACGTATTATTATAAGCGGGAactttttaaactaaaattgttatttaatttctttattttagttttatacTTACCATTTctaaagaaaattaattttttaattgacAAATAGCAAATATGCTGCCGTTCGCGGTGATACATGTTTTGATAAATAGATTTTTATTCCAGTATCATACATAAACTTATTTAACATGCACGCAGTTGGGATCATCTCCTTTAATGAAGGGCGGACATATTATTCGGATAGTAACCTCCTTTACTCGGGCGGGAGGTTCGGCTttcacagttttgggcggtaaGTGCCCACGACTAAAATCAAATGACAGGGACatatagacaaacaaaaagagGATTTTTGTGCAGGGAAGTAGCAACGCAGTCATTGCATAGGTTCTTTTGTGTACTTCAAATTGAAGTCTGGGTAAAAACGCCAACGCTATACAATATCGCACTGCAAACTGAGTTTCTGAAGTCTTCGTATCCCCCTATATATGACATACTGCATCTTTCCCAAAAGAACAATTATTTTCAAGTCTTACTTCAGGGACGAGAAGAGAGAGAATGCATAATTAGAAAGTTTACAGGTCCTATTTTATAGGGTTTTAGGAAATGACAGCCATTAAGTGGTTCGTGACAAGTTTTAATATTAACTTTTGTTCCATAAGAAATGATCTTGCGAATTTTAAGCAATGACTATATGATATAGTTTTTCGTTCCGCGAGTGTGAACTATTCGATTGAGTTATACGATTTGTGTGTACAAGTAGACATGACTCTTTCATAAGCTTCGCATCGATTTGTATAGCTCATAATTATGTTCAAAGTCAAAGTTCAAAGTGCCAGCTCACATGTCTTCGCTGGCGGCACGAGCCGGCCAAAAAGGTGCCAAAAGTGGCTAAATCGCTGGGGCTGACAGCCACCGTCGTCTCGACTTTTGCTGATGCTTTTTGCCCCGCGGCGGCATCGATTTCATTGTTTGCTGTTGTTGAGAAACAAATTATAGGGGgatataataaaaaactaattaTTAAGTTAAACAATGATTAGACGCAACTCTTTGTGTCTATTCTCATTCTGAAGTCGCCTTTCGATTCTCGTGACCATTTGGCTTTTATTTAATGTCGATTCTGGCTAATTTCAATAACTAATTTATGCTTCCCATTAAATTCTAACGTTCTTCTTCGGCAGCTTTCACTGTGCGCGTGTCCCACACCGCCGGTTTGTCTACGACGGGGAACGGGATCGATTGGAACCAGAGTTATCAACGGGGAATCAGCTTGGACCGGGTAAACATCAAACAAGTCGAGGCACTTGCCAAACAACTTGTTGCTATTCCAGAGAGTTCTCCGCTTTTGGACACAAACTAACTGTAGGTCAAGTGACTGATCGACTATAATTGCTGAAAACATTTGTTTCAGTCAAATGCAGAGGCGGAAACGAGACTAAACATTAGCATTTGTGGGCTATTTTAAGACAATTTATCGAGGCGGTTATAAATCTTTCAAGTATCCCAAAAGTGTtgcaataaatatttctgaACCTAGATCATTATCACTACCGCATGCAGAGGGTAACTCAACTTTGTGGATCACTGTGCTCATCActttggtatatttttttcGACAAGAGCATGCCGAAGTTTTCAATTgtctcttcaagatgatataTTTGCCATGCCTCGTTTCTTGTTTGGTATAGTTTTTTGCGTAAAATATTGAATATAAATAATGCCCCTCGTCGGCGTCGCGGTGAATGTGCGGAAGCTtctgcaaataaaaaattttattttatttacgaAGCATTGTCTCTAGAATCGTGATAAAAAATACGGGAAAGCTAGAATAGCTTGAGAATCTCCGTTTCGACAAGGTCaattaaaaatgatattacagcTGAGCAACAACCAATCTCTTTGGGGCTCCGAATAGctctaaaaatgtatttttactAAGAAAGATGTCAAGAAACGAAACGGACCgctaaaaatgttttattttctgTTTATTCACACGCGCTTATTCAAATGCTAAACCAAACTGCCGATCAGATAACGAGGCGTGTCTTACCCTAAACAAAATGTCTTGGTAACAAATGCGGCTGTgataaaaaaattcaaaaaacttCGGGTGGGCATCTTTTGTGGTCCTTATCAGGTGGTTCAAATCGCATGTCTGTAAACACCCGACTAGAAATCATCTGCCTACGAAATCTGTATTTATTTGAGCTT is from Drosophila suzukii chromosome 3, CBGP_Dsuzu_IsoJpt1.0, whole genome shotgun sequence and encodes:
- the LOC108020196 gene encoding acetylcholine receptor subunit beta-like 1 isoform X3 — translated: MESSSKSWLLCSILLILAITLVSASEDEERLVRDLFRGYNKLIRPVQNMTQKVGVRFGLAFVQLINVNEKNQIMKSNVWLRLVWYDYQLQWDEADYGGIGVLRLPPDKVWKPDIVLFNNADGNYEVRYKSNVLIYPTGEVLWVPPAIYQSSCTIDVTYFPFDQQTCIMKFGSWTFNGDQVSLALYNNKNFVDLSDYWKSGTWDIIEVPAYLNVYEGDSNHPTETDITFYIIIRRKTLFYTVNLILPTVLISFLCVLVFYLPAEAGEKVTLGISILLSLVVFLLLVSKILPPTSLVLPLIAKYLLFTFIMNTVSILVTVIIINWNFRGPRTHRMPMYIRSIFLHYLPAFLFMKRPRKTRLRWMMEMPGMSMPAHPHPSYGSPAELPKHISAIGGKQSKMEVMELSDLHHPNCKINRKVNSGGELGLGDGCRRESESSDSILLSPEASKATEAVEFIAEHLRNEDLYIQTREDWKYVAMVIDRLQLYIFFIVTTAGTVGILMDAPHIFEYVDQDRIIEIYRGK
- the LOC108020196 gene encoding acetylcholine receptor subunit beta-like 1 isoform X2; translated protein: MFVYSLAFFCVRFRFRFPLCFLVSASEDEERLVRDLFRGYNKLIRPVQNMTQKVGVRFGLAFVQLINVNEKNQIMKSNVWLRLVWYDYQLQWDEADYGGIGVLRLPPDKVWKPDIVLFNNADGNYEVRYKSNVLIYPTGEVLWVPPAIYQSSCTIDVTYFPFDQQTCIMKFGSWTFNGDQVSLALYNNKNFVDLSDYWKSGTWDIIEVPAYLNVYEGDSNHPTETDITFYIIIRRKTLFYTVNLILPTVLISFLCVLVFYLPAEAGEKVTLGISILLSLVVFLLLVSKILPPTSLVLPLIAKYLLFTFIMNTVSILVTVIIINWNFRGPRTHRMPMYIRSIFLHYLPAFLFMKRPRKTRLRWMMEMPGMSMPAHPHPSYGSPAELPKHISAIGGKQSKMEVMELSDLHHPNCKINRKVNSGGELGLGDGCRRESESSDSILLSPEASKATEAVEFIAEHLRNEDLYIQTREDWKYVAMVIDRLQLYIFFIVTTAGTVGILMDAPHIFEYVDQDRIIEIYRGK
- the LOC108020204 gene encoding basic proline-rich protein; amino-acid sequence: MRCFLPLVALLLAAGVHADVSHLDTDLQEDGYHYKQPSVPFPPPGSGNGIEDSGIGSGPAPSAPSPSYGPPQTQPPRPPPPQPTPTAPGPSYGPPQTQPPRPPPQPTPSAPAPSPSYGPPQTQPPRPPPQPTPSAPAPSPSYGPPQTQPPRPPPQPTPSAPAPSYGPPKPQPPSPQPGPEYLPPEQPKPRPTPSRPQPPPPPPPPRPQPTPGYGPPPPAPPPRPQPTPGYGPPPPPPPPRPQPTPGYGPPPPPPPPRPQPSPGYGPPPPGPSPPAPPRPQPPSPPAPRPQPGAEYLPPPGDNEVTPAQPQPTAPVPEYGPPPSPPAPPAGPTYQPRPPAPPAPPAPTYQPRPPAPAPPAPAPGPTYQPRPPSPPAPPAPTYQPRPPAPPAPAPGPTYQPRPPAPPAPAPGPTYQPRPPAPPAQPTQEYGPPPTSGGDEAGSLGPDGYNYNKPARPFTF